In Mytilus edulis chromosome 13, xbMytEdul2.2, whole genome shotgun sequence, a single window of DNA contains:
- the LOC139501893 gene encoding tripartite motif-containing protein 2-like isoform X2, translating to MAMMSSTLVETVSINYEDFNDSFLTCGTCLCVYDNIEHSPKLLPCSHTVCRSCLDRIVESQIHDTGYFRCPICREHIGIPRSGVATFPPSFLVNQLLDLMSRQRRDVIPKCSTHNNQELLFCETCDSVFCTLCAGGEHNGRGASEHTVIPFSIAIKRMSEILLYKAHLCIKNLNHAYDTVSSEMQNLESSVEKTVEGINRSFQDLIALVDKRRHECLQWVRKIREEKRKNLREQLDIIQAEKEKVQSECDGLQYQVEVRNITKKIGDLNEKLDATSNLSEPRENSFLKYEYRHNSALKDMTKLLNEFGRIKTSTTFPALCSGKIGEAVTHLKSSVTLLTVDYHGNPRTSGADPVGAEVRSDKGEIIESKIRDKENGTYEIQYVPTKPGKVKMFISIFNRPVKGSPFVIDVSEHNNPVMKFGSLGNGEEHLRQPVRVVTNNDNNIVYALDTGNCRIKCLDNTGQFKSHIGPLGLESSGGTGLALTPEKNLAVINWRTKYVTVMNPDGDLLSKFTHQDFLEPIDIAVNSRGEIIVADNGANRVFMFDANGKLLTTFGGKGSKEGQFKLICAIVIGKCDEILVADHRVQIFSRDGKFSRVIPDQGKGQFCGLNVDSGGLILATKTEKTQSYVQVLNSSGRLMFNIDSHHDKLKRPSGLATTTDHHVYVADLGNHCIKKYRYK from the coding sequence ctatgatgTCATCAACCCTTGTTGAGACTGTATCCATTAACTATGAAGATTTTAATGACAGTTTCCTGACATGTGGGACCTGTTTGTGTGTTTACGATAACATTGAACACTCGCCTAAACTACTACCATGCTCTCATACAGTTTGTCGTAGTTGTCTAGATAGAATTGTTGAATCTCAAATACATGACACAGGATATTTTCGTTGTCCAATCTGCCGAGAACACATAGGAATTCCACGATCGGGAGTAGCCACATTTCCTCCAAGCTTTCTGGTCAATCAGTTATTAGATCTCATGTCGAGGCAAAGACGAGACGTTATACCAAAGTGTTCAACTCATAACAACCAAGAACTGCTCTTTTGTGAGACTTGTGATTCCGTATTTTGTACTTTATGTGCAGGTGGTGAACATAATGGCCGGGGGGCAAGTGAACATACTGTAATTCCCTTTTCGATTGCCATTAAAAGAATGTCGGAGATATTACTATACAAAGCCCATTTATGCATTAAAAATCTGAATCATGCCTACGACACAGTTTCTAGTGAAATGCAGAATTTAGAATCGTCAGTAGAGAAGACTGTCGAAGGTATAAATAGGTCATTCCAAGATCTCATCGCATTGGTTGATAAAAGGAGACATGAATGCTTACAATGGGTGAGAAAAATACGGGAGGAAAAACGCAAGAACTTACGAGAACAATTAGATATTATTCAGGCTGAGAAAGAAAAAGTTCAGTCTGAATGTGACGGGTTACAATATCAAGTAGAAGTgagaaacataacaaaaaaaattggTGATCTAAACGAGAAACTAGATGCAACTTCCAATCTTTCGGAACCTAGGGAAAACTCATTCTTGAAATATGAGTATCGTCATAACTCGGCACTGAAAGATATGACAAAGTTATTAAATGAATTTGGGAGGATCAAAACCAGTACAACATTCCCCGCTCTCTGCTCAGGGAAAATTGGAGAGGCAGTGACACATTTGAAATCATCTGTTACCCTTTTGACAGTTGATTACCATGGAAATCCCCGTACTAGTGGGGCAGATCCAGTAGGTGCAGAGGTCAGGTCAGACAAGGGAGAAATCATTGAATCAAAAATTCGTGACAAAGAAAATGGAACATACGAAATACAATATGTACCCACCAAGCCAGGGAAAGTGAAAATGTTCATCAGTATATTTAATCGACCTGTCAAGGGAAGTCCTTTTGTAATTGATGTCTCTGAGCATAATAATCCAGTTATGAAATTCGGCTCCTTAGGGAATGGAGAGGAGCATTTACGACAGCCAGTTAGGGTCGTTACAAATAATGATAATAACATTGTTTATGCTTTAGATACTGGTAATTGTAGGATCAAATGTCTTGACAATACCGGTCAATTTAAAAGTCATATAGGACCATTAGGATTAGAAAGTTCTGGAGGTACGGGTCTCGCTCTGACGCCAGAGAAAAACTTGGCTGTAATAAATTGGAGAACTAAATATGTAACTGTGATGAACCCTGATGGAGATCTTCTCTCCAAATTTACACATCAGGACTTTTTGGAACCGATAGATATAGCCGTTAATAGTCGAGGGGAGATCATCGTGGCCGATAATGGTGCAAACCGTGTATTCATGTTTGATGCCAATGGCAAACTTTTGACAACATTTGGCGGGAAAGGAAGTAAAGAAGGACAATTTAAACTTATTTGTGCCATAGTCATAGGAAAATGTGATGAAATCCTTGTTGCCGATCACCGAGTTCAAATATTTAGCCGTGATGGGAAATTTTCCCGTGTGATACCTGACCAAGGTAAAGGTCAGTTTTGTGGATTGAATGTGGATTCTGGTGGATTGATTCTTGCCACAAAAACAGAGAAAACCCAGAGCTACGTTCAAGTGTTGAATTCCAGTGGTAGACTTATGTTTAACATAGATAGCCACCATGACAAACTGAAGCGACCAAGTGGGCTGGCAACCACAACTGACCACCATGTGTATGTGGCTGACCTTGGCAATCACTGTATCAAAAAGTATCGTTATAAATAA
- the LOC139501893 gene encoding tripartite motif-containing protein 2-like isoform X3: MMSSTLVETVSINYEDFNDSFLTCGTCLCVYDNIEHSPKLLPCSHTVCRSCLDRIVESQIHDTGYFRCPICREHIGIPRSGVATFPPSFLVNQLLDLMSRQRRDVIPKCSTHNNQELLFCETCDSVFCTLCAGGEHNGRGASEHTVIPFSIAIKRMSEILLYKAHLCIKNLNHAYDTVSSEMQNLESSVEKTVEGINRSFQDLIALVDKRRHECLQWVRKIREEKRKNLREQLDIIQAEKEKVQSECDGLQYQVEVRNITKKIGDLNEKLDATSNLSEPRENSFLKYEYRHNSALKDMTKLLNEFGRIKTSTTFPALCSGKIGEAVTHLKSSVTLLTVDYHGNPRTSGADPVGAEVRSDKGEIIESKIRDKENGTYEIQYVPTKPGKVKMFISIFNRPVKGSPFVIDVSEHNNPVMKFGSLGNGEEHLRQPVRVVTNNDNNIVYALDTGNCRIKCLDNTGQFKSHIGPLGLESSGGTGLALTPEKNLAVINWRTKYVTVMNPDGDLLSKFTHQDFLEPIDIAVNSRGEIIVADNGANRVFMFDANGKLLTTFGGKGSKEGQFKLICAIVIGKCDEILVADHRVQIFSRDGKFSRVIPDQGKGQFCGLNVDSGGLILATKTEKTQSYVQVLNSSGRLMFNIDSHHDKLKRPSGLATTTDHHVYVADLGNHCIKKYRYK, translated from the coding sequence atgatgTCATCAACCCTTGTTGAGACTGTATCCATTAACTATGAAGATTTTAATGACAGTTTCCTGACATGTGGGACCTGTTTGTGTGTTTACGATAACATTGAACACTCGCCTAAACTACTACCATGCTCTCATACAGTTTGTCGTAGTTGTCTAGATAGAATTGTTGAATCTCAAATACATGACACAGGATATTTTCGTTGTCCAATCTGCCGAGAACACATAGGAATTCCACGATCGGGAGTAGCCACATTTCCTCCAAGCTTTCTGGTCAATCAGTTATTAGATCTCATGTCGAGGCAAAGACGAGACGTTATACCAAAGTGTTCAACTCATAACAACCAAGAACTGCTCTTTTGTGAGACTTGTGATTCCGTATTTTGTACTTTATGTGCAGGTGGTGAACATAATGGCCGGGGGGCAAGTGAACATACTGTAATTCCCTTTTCGATTGCCATTAAAAGAATGTCGGAGATATTACTATACAAAGCCCATTTATGCATTAAAAATCTGAATCATGCCTACGACACAGTTTCTAGTGAAATGCAGAATTTAGAATCGTCAGTAGAGAAGACTGTCGAAGGTATAAATAGGTCATTCCAAGATCTCATCGCATTGGTTGATAAAAGGAGACATGAATGCTTACAATGGGTGAGAAAAATACGGGAGGAAAAACGCAAGAACTTACGAGAACAATTAGATATTATTCAGGCTGAGAAAGAAAAAGTTCAGTCTGAATGTGACGGGTTACAATATCAAGTAGAAGTgagaaacataacaaaaaaaattggTGATCTAAACGAGAAACTAGATGCAACTTCCAATCTTTCGGAACCTAGGGAAAACTCATTCTTGAAATATGAGTATCGTCATAACTCGGCACTGAAAGATATGACAAAGTTATTAAATGAATTTGGGAGGATCAAAACCAGTACAACATTCCCCGCTCTCTGCTCAGGGAAAATTGGAGAGGCAGTGACACATTTGAAATCATCTGTTACCCTTTTGACAGTTGATTACCATGGAAATCCCCGTACTAGTGGGGCAGATCCAGTAGGTGCAGAGGTCAGGTCAGACAAGGGAGAAATCATTGAATCAAAAATTCGTGACAAAGAAAATGGAACATACGAAATACAATATGTACCCACCAAGCCAGGGAAAGTGAAAATGTTCATCAGTATATTTAATCGACCTGTCAAGGGAAGTCCTTTTGTAATTGATGTCTCTGAGCATAATAATCCAGTTATGAAATTCGGCTCCTTAGGGAATGGAGAGGAGCATTTACGACAGCCAGTTAGGGTCGTTACAAATAATGATAATAACATTGTTTATGCTTTAGATACTGGTAATTGTAGGATCAAATGTCTTGACAATACCGGTCAATTTAAAAGTCATATAGGACCATTAGGATTAGAAAGTTCTGGAGGTACGGGTCTCGCTCTGACGCCAGAGAAAAACTTGGCTGTAATAAATTGGAGAACTAAATATGTAACTGTGATGAACCCTGATGGAGATCTTCTCTCCAAATTTACACATCAGGACTTTTTGGAACCGATAGATATAGCCGTTAATAGTCGAGGGGAGATCATCGTGGCCGATAATGGTGCAAACCGTGTATTCATGTTTGATGCCAATGGCAAACTTTTGACAACATTTGGCGGGAAAGGAAGTAAAGAAGGACAATTTAAACTTATTTGTGCCATAGTCATAGGAAAATGTGATGAAATCCTTGTTGCCGATCACCGAGTTCAAATATTTAGCCGTGATGGGAAATTTTCCCGTGTGATACCTGACCAAGGTAAAGGTCAGTTTTGTGGATTGAATGTGGATTCTGGTGGATTGATTCTTGCCACAAAAACAGAGAAAACCCAGAGCTACGTTCAAGTGTTGAATTCCAGTGGTAGACTTATGTTTAACATAGATAGCCACCATGACAAACTGAAGCGACCAAGTGGGCTGGCAACCACAACTGACCACCATGTGTATGTGGCTGACCTTGGCAATCACTGTATCAAAAAGTATCGTTATAAATAA
- the LOC139501893 gene encoding tripartite motif-containing protein 2-like isoform X1 produces MMATFSPEEAMMSSTLVETVSINYEDFNDSFLTCGTCLCVYDNIEHSPKLLPCSHTVCRSCLDRIVESQIHDTGYFRCPICREHIGIPRSGVATFPPSFLVNQLLDLMSRQRRDVIPKCSTHNNQELLFCETCDSVFCTLCAGGEHNGRGASEHTVIPFSIAIKRMSEILLYKAHLCIKNLNHAYDTVSSEMQNLESSVEKTVEGINRSFQDLIALVDKRRHECLQWVRKIREEKRKNLREQLDIIQAEKEKVQSECDGLQYQVEVRNITKKIGDLNEKLDATSNLSEPRENSFLKYEYRHNSALKDMTKLLNEFGRIKTSTTFPALCSGKIGEAVTHLKSSVTLLTVDYHGNPRTSGADPVGAEVRSDKGEIIESKIRDKENGTYEIQYVPTKPGKVKMFISIFNRPVKGSPFVIDVSEHNNPVMKFGSLGNGEEHLRQPVRVVTNNDNNIVYALDTGNCRIKCLDNTGQFKSHIGPLGLESSGGTGLALTPEKNLAVINWRTKYVTVMNPDGDLLSKFTHQDFLEPIDIAVNSRGEIIVADNGANRVFMFDANGKLLTTFGGKGSKEGQFKLICAIVIGKCDEILVADHRVQIFSRDGKFSRVIPDQGKGQFCGLNVDSGGLILATKTEKTQSYVQVLNSSGRLMFNIDSHHDKLKRPSGLATTTDHHVYVADLGNHCIKKYRYK; encoded by the coding sequence ctatgatgTCATCAACCCTTGTTGAGACTGTATCCATTAACTATGAAGATTTTAATGACAGTTTCCTGACATGTGGGACCTGTTTGTGTGTTTACGATAACATTGAACACTCGCCTAAACTACTACCATGCTCTCATACAGTTTGTCGTAGTTGTCTAGATAGAATTGTTGAATCTCAAATACATGACACAGGATATTTTCGTTGTCCAATCTGCCGAGAACACATAGGAATTCCACGATCGGGAGTAGCCACATTTCCTCCAAGCTTTCTGGTCAATCAGTTATTAGATCTCATGTCGAGGCAAAGACGAGACGTTATACCAAAGTGTTCAACTCATAACAACCAAGAACTGCTCTTTTGTGAGACTTGTGATTCCGTATTTTGTACTTTATGTGCAGGTGGTGAACATAATGGCCGGGGGGCAAGTGAACATACTGTAATTCCCTTTTCGATTGCCATTAAAAGAATGTCGGAGATATTACTATACAAAGCCCATTTATGCATTAAAAATCTGAATCATGCCTACGACACAGTTTCTAGTGAAATGCAGAATTTAGAATCGTCAGTAGAGAAGACTGTCGAAGGTATAAATAGGTCATTCCAAGATCTCATCGCATTGGTTGATAAAAGGAGACATGAATGCTTACAATGGGTGAGAAAAATACGGGAGGAAAAACGCAAGAACTTACGAGAACAATTAGATATTATTCAGGCTGAGAAAGAAAAAGTTCAGTCTGAATGTGACGGGTTACAATATCAAGTAGAAGTgagaaacataacaaaaaaaattggTGATCTAAACGAGAAACTAGATGCAACTTCCAATCTTTCGGAACCTAGGGAAAACTCATTCTTGAAATATGAGTATCGTCATAACTCGGCACTGAAAGATATGACAAAGTTATTAAATGAATTTGGGAGGATCAAAACCAGTACAACATTCCCCGCTCTCTGCTCAGGGAAAATTGGAGAGGCAGTGACACATTTGAAATCATCTGTTACCCTTTTGACAGTTGATTACCATGGAAATCCCCGTACTAGTGGGGCAGATCCAGTAGGTGCAGAGGTCAGGTCAGACAAGGGAGAAATCATTGAATCAAAAATTCGTGACAAAGAAAATGGAACATACGAAATACAATATGTACCCACCAAGCCAGGGAAAGTGAAAATGTTCATCAGTATATTTAATCGACCTGTCAAGGGAAGTCCTTTTGTAATTGATGTCTCTGAGCATAATAATCCAGTTATGAAATTCGGCTCCTTAGGGAATGGAGAGGAGCATTTACGACAGCCAGTTAGGGTCGTTACAAATAATGATAATAACATTGTTTATGCTTTAGATACTGGTAATTGTAGGATCAAATGTCTTGACAATACCGGTCAATTTAAAAGTCATATAGGACCATTAGGATTAGAAAGTTCTGGAGGTACGGGTCTCGCTCTGACGCCAGAGAAAAACTTGGCTGTAATAAATTGGAGAACTAAATATGTAACTGTGATGAACCCTGATGGAGATCTTCTCTCCAAATTTACACATCAGGACTTTTTGGAACCGATAGATATAGCCGTTAATAGTCGAGGGGAGATCATCGTGGCCGATAATGGTGCAAACCGTGTATTCATGTTTGATGCCAATGGCAAACTTTTGACAACATTTGGCGGGAAAGGAAGTAAAGAAGGACAATTTAAACTTATTTGTGCCATAGTCATAGGAAAATGTGATGAAATCCTTGTTGCCGATCACCGAGTTCAAATATTTAGCCGTGATGGGAAATTTTCCCGTGTGATACCTGACCAAGGTAAAGGTCAGTTTTGTGGATTGAATGTGGATTCTGGTGGATTGATTCTTGCCACAAAAACAGAGAAAACCCAGAGCTACGTTCAAGTGTTGAATTCCAGTGGTAGACTTATGTTTAACATAGATAGCCACCATGACAAACTGAAGCGACCAAGTGGGCTGGCAACCACAACTGACCACCATGTGTATGTGGCTGACCTTGGCAATCACTGTATCAAAAAGTATCGTTATAAATAA